One window from the genome of Candidatus Neomarinimicrobiota bacterium encodes:
- a CDS encoding long-chain fatty acid--CoA ligase, whose translation MDFRSLPDMLRTNANRFKDGIAQRYKSDGEWKDISYGELGQKVRLVAQGLASKGIEKGDKVAILSENRPEWAACDFGIQSAGAIVVPVYPTLIGKQIEYILRNSDSKMLIASNSEQVGKILPLLGNLPELTLVVVMDSSNGNGNGETVSLEGLMEDGKNYAKNNENWYDESVDKVKKMDIMTIIYTSGTTGEPKGVLLTHNNFISNVEGALGVFSVDETDTFLSFLPLSHVFERMAGHNLAYSTGATVAFAESIDKVAANMGEVHPTLMTSVPRLYEKMYAKVHAKVEAGSPLKKKLFNWAFGIGAEMRELPEGESPGIGLKIKHALASKLVFSKLKARVGGKLRFFASGGAPLSAEIGEFFARAGIIIIEGYGLTETSPIICVGLVENPVFGTVGPPIFNVELKIADDGEILTRGPHVMVGYYKDDEATSEIIDSDGWLHTGDIGEMDEGGRLRITDRKKNILVTAGGKNIAPAPIENMLVLSPLIEQVMLIGDRRKFISALIAPELKALKSAAEKAGFSVSSNEELVKDPGVYNLMEDEINRLQADISNYERVKKFVMIPRLLTIEDGEITPSLKIKRKVVIDKFSSEIDALYQE comes from the coding sequence ATGGATTTTAGATCTCTTCCGGATATGCTTCGAACAAATGCGAACAGGTTTAAGGACGGAATCGCTCAGCGGTATAAGAGCGATGGAGAGTGGAAAGATATCTCCTACGGCGAATTAGGTCAAAAGGTTCGCTTAGTCGCACAGGGGCTTGCATCGAAAGGGATAGAGAAAGGCGATAAGGTCGCAATTCTTTCCGAAAACAGACCGGAATGGGCGGCGTGCGATTTCGGAATTCAATCAGCAGGCGCAATAGTAGTTCCTGTCTACCCGACATTGATAGGTAAGCAGATAGAGTATATTCTGAGGAATTCCGACTCAAAGATGCTGATTGCCTCCAATTCGGAACAAGTCGGTAAAATCCTTCCTTTGCTCGGAAACCTGCCCGAACTAACACTTGTAGTTGTGATGGACAGTTCTAACGGCAACGGGAACGGTGAAACCGTTTCACTCGAAGGGCTTATGGAGGACGGAAAGAATTACGCCAAGAATAATGAAAACTGGTATGACGAAAGTGTCGATAAAGTCAAGAAGATGGACATAATGACGATAATTTACACTTCGGGAACTACCGGTGAACCTAAGGGCGTATTACTGACACATAACAATTTTATTTCAAACGTAGAAGGGGCGCTCGGAGTATTCAGCGTGGACGAAACAGATACGTTCCTCTCTTTCCTTCCATTGAGTCACGTATTCGAACGGATGGCAGGACACAATCTGGCATATTCAACCGGCGCCACAGTTGCTTTTGCGGAAAGCATAGACAAAGTTGCAGCTAACATGGGGGAAGTGCATCCTACGCTCATGACAAGCGTTCCCCGGTTATATGAGAAGATGTACGCCAAAGTACACGCCAAAGTAGAAGCAGGCTCTCCATTAAAAAAGAAACTCTTCAACTGGGCATTCGGAATAGGAGCTGAAATGCGGGAGCTGCCGGAGGGGGAGAGTCCGGGTATAGGGTTGAAGATCAAGCACGCCTTAGCAAGTAAGTTGGTATTCAGCAAGCTTAAAGCGAGGGTAGGTGGGAAACTCCGGTTTTTCGCGTCCGGAGGAGCCCCGTTATCAGCGGAGATAGGTGAGTTTTTCGCGCGCGCGGGAATTATAATCATTGAAGGGTATGGCTTAACGGAAACATCTCCCATTATATGTGTGGGTCTGGTGGAAAATCCGGTGTTCGGCACGGTGGGTCCCCCGATCTTCAACGTTGAGTTGAAAATAGCCGATGACGGAGAAATACTCACTCGCGGACCCCATGTGATGGTAGGATATTACAAAGACGATGAAGCAACCAGCGAGATAATTGATTCGGACGGCTGGCTGCACACCGGTGATATAGGAGAGATGGACGAAGGAGGAAGGCTCAGAATTACGGACAGAAAGAAAAACATACTTGTTACTGCCGGCGGAAAAAACATCGCCCCCGCTCCGATAGAGAATATGTTGGTACTGAGCCCTTTGATCGAACAGGTAATGCTGATAGGAGACAGGCGAAAATTTATCAGCGCCCTGATTGCGCCTGAACTTAAAGCGCTCAAATCCGCTGCGGAAAAAGCAGGATTCTCGGTATCCTCGAACGAGGAACTGGTAAAAGATCCGGGCGTATATAATCTGATGGAAGATGAGATTAACCGACTGCAAGCGGATATATCGAATTATGAGAGGGTGAAGAAATTCGTCATGATCCCACGGTTACTTACAATAGAAGACGGCGAGATAACACCAAGTTTAAAAATTAAGCGAAAAGTAGTGATAGATAAATTCTCCTCTGAAATTGACGCATTATATCAGGAGTAA
- a CDS encoding phosphoribosylformylglycinamidine cyclo-ligase, which translates to MGQTYKDAGVDIVAGEAAVSKISELARSTFSPNVLSGVGNFGAQYLFPQDRFDQPVLVSSTDGIGTKSIVAADAGKFDSIGEDLVNHCVNDILTTGAEPLFFLDYIGVGKLRAEEIHGIVKGLASACKKCECSLIGGEMAEMPEIYGERHYDIVGTIVGVVERESLIDGADIEKGDILIGLRSNGLHTNGFTLARKALLNGMDLDSYHDDLGSSLAEELLKIHRCYLPSLKPILKECNIRGLAHITGGGIVGNTKRIVGDKLTVEIDWNEWEPDAVFPLIQQAGKVPEEEMRHTFNMGIGFVIACRETEVDKITKILGNLNEEYVIIGKIA; encoded by the coding sequence TTGGGACAGACGTATAAGGATGCTGGAGTAGATATCGTTGCAGGTGAAGCAGCAGTGAGTAAGATCAGTGAACTCGCCCGCTCCACATTTTCACCGAACGTACTTTCCGGTGTGGGAAATTTCGGAGCACAATATCTCTTTCCACAGGATAGGTTCGACCAACCGGTATTGGTTTCATCGACGGACGGAATAGGCACTAAATCCATAGTAGCAGCCGACGCTGGAAAATTTGATTCCATAGGTGAAGATTTAGTCAACCACTGCGTAAATGATATTCTTACTACAGGTGCGGAACCGCTGTTCTTTTTAGATTATATCGGAGTTGGAAAACTTCGAGCCGAAGAAATACACGGGATCGTTAAGGGTTTGGCTTCCGCCTGCAAAAAATGCGAATGCTCTCTGATCGGCGGAGAAATGGCTGAAATGCCGGAGATATACGGCGAGCGGCACTACGACATTGTGGGAACGATAGTAGGTGTGGTCGAGAGAGAATCTCTTATAGACGGCGCTGATATTGAAAAAGGAGACATCCTGATCGGGTTACGCTCCAACGGTCTCCACACAAACGGCTTCACACTTGCGAGAAAAGCGTTACTGAACGGGATGGATTTGGACAGCTACCATGACGACCTCGGCAGTTCACTCGCAGAGGAACTTTTGAAGATTCATCGATGCTATCTGCCATCACTCAAACCGATACTGAAGGAATGTAATATTAGAGGCCTCGCCCACATTACAGGCGGGGGAATCGTTGGGAATACGAAACGGATAGTAGGTGACAAGTTGACCGTTGAAATTGACTGGAACGAATGGGAGCCGGACGCCGTTTTTCCTTTGATTCAACAAGCGGGGAAGGTTCCTGAAGAAGAGATGCGACATACGTTCAACATGGGAATCGGATTTGTAATAGCCTGTCGTGAGACGGAGGTGGATAAAATCACCAAAATTCTTGGCAATCTAAACGAGGAATATGTGATCATCGGTAAGATTGCATGA